One genomic window of Psychrobacillus sp. INOP01 includes the following:
- a CDS encoding NADPH-dependent FMN reductase produces the protein MAIKVAAIIGSNRKGSYNLKLVEYMKKRYTQQLDIQIVSINDIEMFNADIEDNPPKGAMDFKIIVRNAEAVLFAVPEYNFSIPGALKNAIDWMSRSGHDLKDKPTFIVGSSMGVLGSIRAQMHLREIISNPTLQPRLLPGNEVYIGAIHTKINEQNEITDQATSDFLDQVVNNFEEFYNNIK, from the coding sequence ATGGCCATAAAAGTAGCGGCAATCATAGGAAGTAATAGAAAGGGCTCATACAACTTAAAATTAGTAGAATATATGAAAAAACGCTATACGCAACAATTGGACATACAAATCGTTTCCATTAATGATATAGAAATGTTTAATGCTGATATAGAAGATAACCCTCCTAAAGGGGCTATGGATTTTAAAATAATAGTTCGCAATGCAGAAGCAGTGCTTTTTGCAGTTCCAGAATATAACTTCTCTATCCCAGGTGCATTGAAAAATGCGATTGACTGGATGTCACGCAGTGGACATGACCTAAAAGATAAACCAACATTTATCGTAGGATCTTCTATGGGTGTTTTAGGTAGCATTCGTGCGCAAATGCATTTAAGAGAAATTATTTCCAATCCGACGCTTCAACCAAGATTACTTCCTGGCAATGAAGTCTATATCGGTGCCATTCATACAAAGATCAATGAACAAAATGAAATTACAGATCAAGCAACAAGTGATTTTTTAGATCAGGTCGTAAATAACTTTGAGGAATTTTATAACAATATAAAATAA
- the pxpB gene encoding 5-oxoprolinase subunit PxpB, which yields MKSSQLELDIKPLGDSALIVQLGDGINPTLHKLVKSLSEIISTIPFKGIIEFVPAYNNITVYYNPFLVQNSHSGSTSAYDKVSSHIKKLAQQITLDKNADTRIVTIPVCYGGEFGPDLENVASINNLSMEEVIDIHTSSECLVYMLGFAPGFPFMGGMDERIATPRRETPRLSIPRGSVGIAGKQTGIYSLETPGGWQIIGRTPLDLFLPKESPPTLLQAGDQIQFVSITPEEYLLYEELKK from the coding sequence ATGAAATCTTCACAATTAGAACTCGACATTAAACCTTTAGGCGATTCAGCACTGATTGTTCAGCTTGGAGACGGAATAAATCCTACCCTACACAAACTAGTAAAAAGTCTCTCAGAGATAATTTCGACTATACCATTTAAGGGAATTATAGAATTCGTGCCTGCTTATAACAATATTACCGTTTACTATAATCCATTTTTGGTGCAAAATTCACATAGCGGTTCGACTAGTGCCTACGATAAAGTGAGTAGTCATATAAAAAAACTGGCTCAACAAATAACATTGGATAAAAACGCCGATACAAGAATTGTAACTATCCCAGTTTGCTACGGAGGTGAATTTGGTCCTGATTTAGAGAATGTAGCATCTATAAATAATCTATCAATGGAAGAGGTTATTGATATTCATACAAGTAGTGAATGTTTGGTTTATATGCTAGGATTTGCACCAGGATTCCCTTTTATGGGCGGTATGGATGAACGAATAGCAACTCCAAGAAGAGAAACCCCGAGATTATCAATTCCACGAGGATCAGTAGGTATAGCTGGTAAACAAACAGGGATTTATTCGTTAGAAACACCTGGGGGATGGCAAATCATTGGTAGGACTCCACTCGATTTGTTCCTTCCAAAAGAGTCTCCTCCTACACTGTTACAGGCAGGCGATCAAATCCAATTTGTATCCATAACGCCTGAGGAATACTTATTATACGAGGAGTTGAAGAAATGA
- a CDS encoding NRAMP family divalent metal transporter: MSKKNIIPVNNSKKVTNSVLLGAAFLMATSSIGPGFLTQTTVFTQQLAASFGFVILISLILDVFAQLNIWRIITVSGLRGQEIANKVVPGLGVILAILIVMGGLAFNIGNVAGAGLGLNAMLGIDPITGAIISAVFAIFIFVVKEAGKAMDKVAQVAGFVMILLMLYVAFITSPPVGEAIVRTFAPSEISIFAIVTLVGGTVGGYITFAGGHRLLDAGVKGIESIPDVTKSSVTGIAVTGIMRVALFLAVLGVVSQGLAIDPENPPASVFRLAAGEIGYRIFGVIMWAAAITSVVGAAYTSVSFIRSFHPKIEKYHNWVIILFIIISTVTFAFIGRPVNVLILVGALNALILPLALGTLLIGAYKKEVVGEYKHPLWMTIGGGLVTIIMGVLGIMTLIEQIPLLFN; this comes from the coding sequence ATGTCAAAAAAGAATATTATACCAGTGAATAATAGCAAGAAAGTTACTAATAGCGTATTACTTGGTGCTGCATTTTTAATGGCAACTTCATCAATTGGACCAGGGTTTTTAACACAAACAACCGTATTTACGCAACAATTAGCAGCAAGTTTTGGATTTGTTATTTTAATTTCATTGATATTAGACGTATTTGCGCAATTAAATATTTGGAGAATCATTACAGTATCTGGTTTACGTGGACAAGAGATTGCAAATAAGGTAGTCCCTGGACTTGGTGTGATATTAGCAATTCTGATTGTTATGGGAGGATTAGCATTTAATATAGGAAACGTTGCAGGTGCTGGTCTAGGATTGAACGCTATGCTAGGAATTGATCCGATTACTGGTGCAATAATAAGTGCTGTATTTGCTATATTTATATTTGTAGTGAAAGAAGCAGGTAAAGCAATGGATAAAGTTGCTCAAGTAGCTGGCTTTGTCATGATATTACTAATGCTTTATGTTGCTTTTATAACATCTCCTCCAGTAGGAGAAGCGATTGTAAGAACATTTGCACCATCTGAGATTAGTATTTTTGCAATTGTTACCCTAGTAGGGGGTACTGTTGGTGGTTATATCACTTTTGCGGGAGGACATAGACTACTTGATGCAGGAGTAAAAGGAATAGAATCAATTCCAGATGTTACGAAAAGCTCTGTGACGGGAATTGCTGTAACGGGTATTATGCGTGTAGCGTTATTCCTTGCTGTTCTGGGAGTAGTATCGCAAGGATTGGCAATAGACCCTGAGAATCCACCAGCTTCTGTATTTAGACTTGCGGCAGGTGAGATTGGATATCGTATATTTGGTGTAATCATGTGGGCAGCAGCCATTACTTCAGTTGTGGGAGCAGCTTATACCTCTGTTTCATTTATTCGTTCTTTCCACCCAAAGATAGAAAAATATCACAATTGGGTAATTATATTATTTATTATTATATCTACTGTAACATTCGCCTTTATAGGAAGACCTGTTAACGTTCTTATACTTGTTGGTGCACTTAATGCACTGATTTTACCTCTAGCACTAGGGACACTGTTAATTGGTGCATATAAAAAAGAAGTTGTTGGAGAGTATAAACACCCTCTTTGGATGACGATTGGTGGGGGATTAGTAACAATAATTATGGGTGTTTTAGGTATCATGACACTTATAGAACAAATTCCATTGCTTTTTAACTAG
- a CDS encoding putative hydro-lyase, giving the protein MNNYNSMSPSNIREMIRAGKITGPTAGMSKGYTQANLAILKKEYAYDFLLFCQRNPKSCPLVDVTDIGSFVPSSIAKEADIRTDIPRYRIYKDGVYIKEVTDITDYWENDMVAFLIGCSFTFETPLLDAGIPIRHIEESCNVPMYKTNIACAKAGVFEGPTVVSMRPMSSADAIRATQITSRFPGVHGAPIHIGDPIQIGITDLTKPDFGDSVTIKDGEVPVFWACGVTPQAVAMQSKPSIMITHAPGCMFISDLKDEKLSLL; this is encoded by the coding sequence ATGAACAACTATAATTCTATGTCACCTAGTAATATACGTGAAATGATTCGGGCAGGAAAAATAACTGGTCCAACAGCTGGAATGTCCAAAGGATATACACAAGCAAATTTAGCGATATTAAAGAAAGAATATGCTTATGATTTCTTACTGTTCTGTCAGCGGAATCCAAAATCATGTCCCTTGGTTGATGTGACTGATATAGGTTCTTTTGTTCCCAGTTCAATTGCTAAAGAGGCTGATATTCGAACTGATATACCTAGATATCGAATATATAAAGATGGAGTCTATATTAAAGAAGTAACGGATATTACAGATTATTGGGAGAATGATATGGTGGCCTTTCTTATTGGCTGTAGCTTTACGTTCGAAACGCCACTACTAGATGCAGGTATCCCGATTAGACATATTGAAGAAAGCTGTAATGTACCTATGTATAAGACGAATATTGCTTGTGCGAAAGCAGGAGTTTTCGAAGGGCCGACTGTAGTTAGTATGAGACCTATGTCTTCTGCAGATGCAATTAGAGCCACACAAATTACTTCCAGATTTCCAGGGGTACATGGTGCGCCAATTCATATTGGGGATCCAATTCAAATTGGAATAACGGATTTAACAAAGCCAGATTTTGGAGATTCAGTTACGATAAAGGATGGAGAAGTACCGGTGTTCTGGGCTTGTGGTGTCACACCTCAAGCAGTTGCTATGCAAAGTAAGCCTTCTATTATGATCACACATGCCCCTGGTTGTATGTTTATCAGTGATTTAAAAGACGAAAAACTGAGTTTATTATAA
- a CDS encoding IclR family transcriptional regulator, whose translation MKNKTVVRSMDILNLFLEHSELTFQEIIELSMIPKTSVYRMLLTLEEMGFIEKGRDSKYRLGLLFLTYGNLVASRLNLRQIAYDIMQELHKELKEAINLIIRQGDETIYIEKVDVYQKVRLYTAIGRRSPLYAGACARVILSFLTDQEIETYLNKVELEKIATGTLTNKEVLLKSISDARVNGYTISHSELEDYTSAIAAPIFDFKGEIIGGLSIAGIEANYQNDNIAFYASKVMTAADEISRKLGYRKPPQQK comes from the coding sequence ATGAAAAATAAGACCGTAGTCCGTTCAATGGATATCTTAAACTTGTTTCTTGAACACTCAGAACTGACTTTTCAAGAGATAATTGAACTATCTATGATACCGAAAACCTCTGTCTACAGAATGCTCCTTACATTAGAAGAAATGGGTTTCATAGAAAAAGGAAGAGATTCAAAATATCGTTTAGGTTTATTGTTTTTAACGTATGGAAATCTTGTAGCTTCCCGATTAAATCTAAGACAAATTGCTTATGATATCATGCAAGAATTACATAAGGAACTAAAAGAAGCTATAAATTTAATCATTCGTCAAGGTGATGAAACAATTTATATTGAAAAAGTGGATGTCTATCAAAAAGTTCGTTTGTATACTGCAATCGGCAGAAGAAGTCCGCTTTATGCAGGTGCGTGTGCTAGGGTTATTCTTTCTTTTTTAACTGATCAAGAAATAGAGACTTATCTAAATAAGGTTGAGTTAGAAAAAATTGCAACTGGGACATTAACTAATAAAGAAGTATTATTAAAGTCTATAAGCGATGCAAGGGTAAATGGATATACAATTAGCCATTCTGAATTAGAGGATTATACGTCTGCAATTGCAGCTCCAATTTTCGATTTTAAAGGTGAAATTATTGGAGGACTAAGTATTGCAGGTATCGAAGCAAATTACCAAAATGATAATATTGCTTTTTATGCCAGCAAAGTAATGACTGCTGCTGATGAAATTTCTCGTAAGCTAGGATACAGAAAACCCCCTCAACAAAAATAG
- a CDS encoding DMT family transporter, protein MNNVFNKSTMLLLFLIFVWGASWPIYKLALPYTPPILFAGMRATIGGLLLAVILFNIRDKINWRENWRYYCTSALLNTTIFFGIQTVGLNYLPGGLFSILVYFQPVLLGLFAWIWLGEFMTPGKIIGLVIGFIGIVIVSLDGLTFHVSVIGVALGLMTAFFWAIGVIYVKKVSHKVNAFWMVSMQCIIGGFVLIVFGGFFEDFSDIVWNSKYVGALSYGSILGIPLAQLVYYKLIREGEASKVGSFTFMVPIIAVILGAVFLDEAITYMLILGLVMVGISIFIVNYRSKKKLLDYSKNS, encoded by the coding sequence TTGAATAATGTTTTTAATAAATCAACTATGTTGCTCCTATTTTTAATTTTTGTTTGGGGAGCAAGTTGGCCTATATATAAACTAGCTTTACCTTATACACCACCCATATTATTTGCAGGAATGAGAGCAACAATTGGTGGGCTTCTGTTAGCAGTTATTTTATTTAATATAAGGGATAAAATAAATTGGCGTGAAAATTGGCGTTATTATTGTACTTCTGCCTTATTAAATACAACTATATTTTTTGGAATTCAAACAGTTGGATTAAATTATTTACCGGGCGGATTATTTTCCATTCTTGTTTACTTTCAACCAGTGCTGTTAGGTCTCTTTGCGTGGATTTGGCTAGGTGAATTTATGACTCCAGGAAAGATTATAGGGTTGGTAATTGGGTTTATAGGGATTGTCATTGTAAGCCTGGATGGGTTGACTTTTCATGTTTCCGTAATTGGTGTAGCTCTTGGCTTAATGACTGCCTTCTTCTGGGCGATAGGTGTTATATACGTCAAAAAAGTGAGTCATAAGGTTAACGCATTTTGGATGGTTTCCATGCAATGTATTATTGGTGGATTTGTTTTGATTGTATTTGGCGGTTTTTTCGAAGACTTTTCCGATATTGTTTGGAATAGCAAATATGTTGGTGCATTAAGTTATGGATCTATTTTAGGGATTCCTCTAGCACAGTTAGTTTATTACAAACTTATTAGGGAAGGAGAAGCTAGTAAGGTAGGATCTTTCACTTTTATGGTACCAATTATTGCAGTCATCTTAGGTGCAGTATTCTTAGATGAAGCAATAACATACATGCTTATTCTTGGTCTGGTTATGGTTGGAATAAGTATTTTTATAGTAAACTATAGAAGTAAAAAGAAACTTTTGGATTATAGTAAAAATAGCTAA
- a CDS encoding biotin-dependent carboxyltransferase family protein has translation MSIKVLNQGLMTTIQDLGRYGSQKFGVIVGGAMDSYSLRLGNLLVGNIESEANLEITLYGTTLQFEEETLIAITGADFLPTINNIPAPLWSPIVVRKDSILKFHTAINGSRAYVAIAGGIDIPEVMGSKSTYLRARIGGFKGRALQKGDVLPLTHSNKLENETSKTSQKNNVNWSINYNELISFNKHQVIRVIKGTEFERFNKESQHKLWTEVFTISLQSDRMGYRLEGQSLSLSENFELLSEGVTFGTIQIPPSGQPIILMADRQTTGGYPKIGQVISADLPTLAQLQPTATIQFKEVTLEEAEHAFIQNERKINLIKNAIKYKLYH, from the coding sequence ATGAGTATAAAAGTTTTGAACCAGGGACTAATGACTACTATTCAGGATTTAGGAAGATATGGCTCACAAAAGTTTGGTGTAATTGTAGGCGGAGCAATGGATTCCTATTCATTAAGGCTAGGTAATCTCTTAGTTGGTAATATTGAAAGTGAGGCTAATCTTGAAATAACACTTTATGGAACCACTCTTCAATTTGAGGAAGAAACACTAATTGCTATCACTGGCGCAGATTTCTTACCAACTATTAATAATATTCCCGCACCATTATGGAGCCCAATTGTCGTCAGGAAAGACTCTATTTTAAAATTTCATACAGCCATTAACGGAAGTAGAGCTTACGTAGCAATAGCAGGAGGAATTGATATTCCTGAGGTGATGGGTAGTAAAAGTACATATCTTCGTGCTAGGATTGGCGGATTTAAAGGGAGAGCGTTACAAAAAGGAGATGTTCTTCCTTTAACACATTCCAATAAATTGGAAAACGAGACTTCAAAAACAAGCCAGAAAAACAATGTCAATTGGAGCATAAATTATAATGAGTTGATAAGTTTTAACAAGCATCAAGTAATACGAGTAATTAAGGGAACAGAATTTGAAAGGTTCAACAAAGAGAGTCAACATAAACTATGGACTGAGGTTTTTACTATATCTTTACAGTCTGATCGAATGGGTTATAGATTAGAAGGGCAATCTCTTTCCCTTTCGGAAAACTTTGAACTCCTATCGGAAGGAGTAACATTTGGCACAATTCAGATCCCCCCTAGTGGACAGCCAATAATACTAATGGCAGATAGACAGACAACAGGCGGATACCCAAAGATTGGACAAGTTATTTCTGCAGATTTGCCTACGCTTGCACAACTTCAACCAACAGCTACTATCCAGTTTAAAGAAGTCACATTAGAAGAAGCCGAACATGCATTTATTCAAAATGAACGAAAGATAAACCTCATTAAAAATGCAATTAAATATAAGTTATATCATTAA
- the pxpA gene encoding 5-oxoprolinase subunit PxpA, whose translation MFKIDINCDLGESFGRYQLGEQKEILKYVTSANIACGFHAGDPSVMRETVKLAIDYGVKIGAHPGLPDLNGFGRREMNISPQEGYDMVVYQIGALQAFLATFDEKMQHVKPHGALFNMAAKNKELAEAIAKAVYDVDSSIILFGLANSELTAAGERIGLQTAHEVFADRTYQADGTLTSRQHADALITDTHKSVSQVVKMIKEGIVISQQNTEVSIKADTVCIHGDGEHAVTFARQIKETLERNNIAISSLVD comes from the coding sequence ATGTTTAAAATAGATATAAATTGTGATTTAGGCGAAAGTTTTGGACGTTATCAATTAGGTGAACAAAAAGAGATATTGAAGTATGTAACATCTGCGAATATAGCGTGTGGTTTTCACGCAGGAGATCCGAGTGTTATGCGAGAAACAGTAAAACTAGCTATTGACTACGGTGTGAAAATCGGTGCACACCCTGGCTTACCTGATTTAAACGGATTTGGTCGTAGAGAAATGAATATCTCTCCTCAAGAAGGGTACGACATGGTTGTCTATCAGATAGGAGCTTTACAAGCATTTTTAGCCACATTTGATGAAAAGATGCAGCATGTAAAACCTCATGGAGCATTATTTAATATGGCAGCAAAAAATAAAGAGCTAGCAGAGGCTATAGCAAAAGCGGTTTATGATGTGGATTCTTCCATAATTCTCTTTGGACTAGCAAATAGTGAGTTGACTGCTGCAGGCGAAAGAATTGGCTTACAGACAGCTCATGAAGTTTTTGCAGACCGTACATACCAAGCGGATGGAACTTTGACTTCTCGACAACATGCGGATGCATTGATAACTGATACACATAAATCCGTTTCACAAGTTGTCAAAATGATAAAGGAAGGTATAGTAATATCTCAACAAAATACGGAGGTATCGATAAAAGCAGATACAGTTTGTATTCATGGCGATGGAGAACATGCTGTGACATTTGCGCGACAGATTAAAGAAACATTAGAGCGCAACAATATTGCTATTTCTTCATTAGTGGACTAG